From the Gossypium hirsutum isolate 1008001.06 chromosome A02, Gossypium_hirsutum_v2.1, whole genome shotgun sequence genome, the window AGAAGATTGAGAGCCCAATTCTTTGCTCTTCGCAGAGTCGTTATTTTGACAATGACCACTTGTATCATTCTGCATCGGGTTCAAGCTTCCCTCAGGCTGTTTACTTTCCATCGGGTTCACCTTCTGATCCTTACTCTCCCTAGCATCTTCATCCCTGTTCCGACATCCATCCTCGGTGGCCATACTTGCATCCTCAGTTGGCATGCGACTGTGCTGAACCAATTGTTGCAGTTGGCTGTACTGCCCAACCAAAGCGTCAGTTAAAAGAATAGAGTTTTCTTGCTTTTCACTTACTCTCCATACTCTCAATTCAGGAGGAAAATGACCACTACTGCTCCATCCGCGTAACATTGCCATAGTGAATGGCCCTTGGATTTTCCCAAGTGGGTCTTGATAGTGCCATATTTTATCTGCCTCGATACTATTTACAGATAGCTCCATTCCTGTAGAGTGCAGTGGAACATAAAAAGAAACCAGTCTAATTAGCACAAAGATACATAAAAAATCCATATACATGCAGACCCCTATCTGCCTGCCCTTACACATCGATATGGCCCATACCAAAAGATGAAGAACATAGGATAAACGACAATACAAAAAATGTTttatgttaatgttttatgtttaaaaGTGCATGCTACCTTTTTTCTTCTCATCCAACTCTCCAGAAGCTTCATCGGAAAATAGATTCCTATTTGGATCACGGTGTATGTCAGGAATTTCATGTAGCCTACGGTGCCGTTCATCGGGTGAGTTCAGAAGCTGCAATTTTTCTTCACATTCTCTCAGCGTGCAACATGGTCAAGGAATACTTGATAAACTTGTTACTGTTTACTTACCAATAGAAAGGCTTAGAAGTAAGGCAACTGCCGGTATAATGTATAATCATGTCGCACAGTCTCATAGCATGATTAGCACAAATAAGTTTTTTTAGTTGCATAGCTTAAAAATGTAGAGACTAAGTTTGGAATTGTGTTGCAAGATTCCAAGTTCCTTAGTTTTCTTACAgtttctcaaccaaacaaaacATAAAGCGGAATTGAAAGGCCAATTGCACTTCAGGTACAATGCAGCAACTAGCAAAAAACACAAAATGTCTAACAAAAAATCACTGCCATAAAGAGAAGCAATGCGCTGAGATGGTAAATGACAAGATTGGAGTCGAAAAGGCTAAGCCCTATTTGTTGCTGGTCATCTCTGACATTGTTTAGTCACAAGACTCTTAGCCTTGAAATAAATGCATTAGGCAATAGCTAGGGTGTAGCACCAATATTCAACCAAACATAGAGATGTGCTAAATTGATATCATCGGACAAAGGTCTGCAACGAGAGATCGAAAAAGTATaggaaaaaaatttacaaaaggaCTTTGCATCTCTGATATGGCTGAGAATATGATCCCAAATAAAGGATAATGAGCATGATAGGCTCAAAGCAACAGTTAGGTTTATAGTTAGTTGCATGTTGGTGGCTTATGTTAGAATGTCGTGATAGTAGAGGATATAAGGGTATATGAGGAGGAAAAGAGGGGGGTTAAGCTTAACGGTCAGTCTCATATCAAGCATCAAAGGATATTCTTTCGTGTCCCCCTTCTTGCTTGCTTGATTGCAAAGATTTTTAACCCGCAAAATCTCTGAGTCCAGACACTGGTGAAAAAGATAAGAGCAAATGCAAAACACACCTTCAGCATAGCTCAAGGGCAAATAGAAAACATGTAACTATACTTGAACACTAACACCCTATCACTTCAAAGTAACTACACAGTATTATACACAGTCATTTAGGAGCTGCAACTCTGAAGTTAGGGAACTTACGTCATTTACCCTTACTGCTTGGAGTGCCATTGCTTTCTCCAGAATCTCACCCTACAACAGTATGTAAAACTCCTTTCAAATGACACTACAAATATCTAGGCTGAAAACTAAAAATGAACATAAGACATACCACGGTAAACCATTTGATCTGCCCGCTTTTTATTATGCTCTGGCGTAGTTGTTGGCATTCATCCTGAGTTataacaaaaatgtaaaaaattagagCGAAACTTGTATACCTTGTCGAAGAAGGTAAAGTTACCTCTAATTAAGAATGTACGTAAATGATAGCCATAGAGTTGGAGAAACATGTCAATGGCCTTATTGAGTGACCTTTTCGACAATGTAACAGTAAatggtttatatattttatagtgTATTCCCTTTCGTTCTTTCTTTCCAATTTTGTTCTCCCAACCTATACCAATCCACATGAGCCATCAATTAGCTTCAAATTTCTCATTCACCTCTGCCATTAGAATCTTCCCCTTTTTTGGCTAATTGAGCCATTTTCCCCTAGTTCAATCATAAATATGACCCTCACTAAAATTCGAACCAACAAAACCAAACTcttcatccctttttcatcaatATGTCAATAAAATCATGGAGCGGATGCACATTAGACTTCCTTGCATGAAACTTTTGTTAATATAATGCAGGGTTGAGAATGGAAGGATCCTTTAAATAAATGAAGCGAAGAAAGAAGTCACACAAAATAAGTAAAAGATTATGAATTGAACAAGTATACTGGGGCACCTCAGACAATTCCTGATTTGAAATTCCATTAATCGAGACCACCTCTCTTTTGTCTAAATTTAATATCTCAATCATGACATCAATTGTCGTTTCACCAATTTTATATGGTTCAGCTGCCTTGATGGTACCTGCAAACAAACACATCATTAGTGAatgtctagaataacaaattaaaattaatgagGGAGCAATGGTTATTTAAGTTAATACCGACTACTTGGACAAGTCTATAAATATCTTGTTTCTGATCACAAGGAATTCTTATCCTTACAAAGGAACCAACAACTTTGTCGTTAAATTTTTCAACATCGTCAATTAAGTTCTCCATTAAACTACGCCTCAAGTAGATCAGGTTCATGTTATGAACATCAATGGCAGCAAATTCATCTGGGTTTGCCTTTTGTCCTTTCTCATCAACCTTTTCATGGGTTTTACATCTCGTATCAATGGCAATTATAGGCGGACCATCACTGTTCCCAAGAACAGCCATCTGGGTAGCAACAGCTTCGGAACGTTTGCTAATGATATCAGTGGGCCTCAAATGGTTTTTTGTAATGCCCGATTTTTCTGCTTCTACAGATTCAACTTTGTTAAAAAATGCCTGTTGCTTCAACATTTTTCTTCTCTTGGAAAAACTAGCTCCTAGGTCTCCAAAAGGCTTCTCCATGATAGCATTTTCTTTCCATGGGTTTTTAGCTTTAGTAAGCTCATCTAAAGTTAGAGATAGCTTCTCTTTCAAGAATACCCAATACATCTTGAAAAGATACTCCCAGCTAGTTTTATCATCAAAATCCACTTGAACCTGCACAGTATAAATTAAAACACCTTTAAGACTCTCTACCCTTTAATAATCTAACCATACCAATTACAATAGTTACAAAACAAGAAACACAACTGATGGTAAAAAAGAAAAAGCTGTGAGATGTTCAAAAAGAAATGATTGTATAAGGTGTAGTCATAGTTAATCATACCATTTCTTTATTTCCTGAAGTGCTGTTTTCAATAAGCATTATAGTTCTCAAGCACAATCCACAAAATCCTTTGTTTCCTCTTACATTCACGTAATCAGCACCTTTAGTGCAATTCTTGCACAAGGAATACGTACACGTATAGCACATATAATATGAAGCCTTCTGACAAGTGCTACATATATGCCACCCTGAAATTTACAACAAATAGAAAAgcaaaaaattaatgaaacaaaCAACTTGAGCATTATAACTTACTGATAATGGGACAACCGACAACAATGTATGCATGATAACTAATCGGGTAGCAAACATACAAGGCAATGACAAACATGGAAGCTACCCTAAATATGCATGTGGAAAAAGTACATCCTATAATTGCAAGAATCCAAGTCAGTGACAAACGTGAAAAGTCACCAGTCAATGGACACGCATTAATGGTATGATATCTTATCATAATTGAGATAAATAAAGTAATCCGGTAATTATATGACAGAACAAATCTAAACCGATGACAGAATCGAAAGCTATCATTTAACATGCACCTGGTAACACAACAAAAGAACATCAGTTAATTAACTGCGAAGAGAATAAGTGAAACATGAATCTAGATAACGCTAACACATGCTTCAACACTTCCCATCACTTGcattaattaaattgaaacaaaattgacgaagatttataagaaataattaaaatccaACATACCACAGTTCCATTTCGCCTTTGATCTAAAGAATGCTTCGTCCCTTTTGATGCAAGCCGGATGATATGCCTTAGGACAGCCACTGACAGGTAAAATCCCATACAATTAACAATGTAAACGGCACAGATGAATACATATCGTAAACTATTAAGTGCAGCATATGAATTAATAGTATCATAAAATAACCGAAAGATCCGTAGAGATAAACTTTCAGCTTAACTTAGCAAAACTGAAACCAACTGCAATTAATTTGCATGAATAAAAAGATCAGATAAGCTCAATTGAGCTAAAGGTCAATCAACTTCATCTTAACTTAACAAAACCTTTAAGTTCAATCAAAACAATAACTCTAGCTTTCAGCTCATTATTGGCCAATGATTTCATTTCACTACATTTTCCgatcaaccaaaaaaaaaatccaaaaactcACTGGCGATCACAAAGCACGAGACTCCCGCCATCGAAGCATATAAAGCAAACATCTTCTTCATCCTTCTTCCTCACAGTTACCGGCGCCGGCGCCGACGAAGACATGCTTCTCGCCGGATTCTTCGTCGGTCTTCCCCTTCTCCGTTTCATCTCAACGACTTTGACTTCATTCCCCAACTTCACCTCCCCCATACCACCACCATCTCCACGAACCGCGACATCGACGAGATTCGAATCTTCCGTCAACGGAACCTTCCGGCAGTGATCGACGTTCATAAGCTCCACTCCTCGATTCAAACCATCACTATTATTCTCAgcatcaccaccaccaccaccaccgcgCTTACACAGAGCCGTGCCCGATTCTACTTGTTGACAATTTtccatacaaaaaaaaaatttaaatagtataattatataaaaaaatcctcAGAATAATCCTTTTTCACTTTACGCTTATGTTAATTTTTTctctgaaaataaaaaaatttaaaacaaaaaatgagAAAACCCTAGCGATGGAATTGAGGGGGGTTGTGGGCACAATGAAAATGGACTGGGAAACTGGGAAGAGGGGATGTGACAAGGCATCGTTTGGCAGAAAAAACgtttttaattaacttaataaataatgTTTTCTATATTACTTGAATTTCAAAGATAAGACTTGAGAGAAAGGAAATGCCGTCATTGAGACAGTTGTATTTATTTTTTCACTACTCCaaatttttaaccttttttaacGCCAAACGCGGCCTTTTGTCAATGGgaaaattttcaatcattttcaacactaaattttattttttaatataaaaattaatcctTCTCAATTAAATTCTATCCATTTAAGTTAATTCAAtggattttttataattatttgaatattattttaaaaaaaataaacatgtaaattaggtgagttagattaattttaagtttaatcgATTTAATCCGATATATTAATTATTTCGAGCTTAAATTTGagtaattacaaattatttataattctatTTATGGTGTTTATTTGGGTTCggatcaatttaaattcatataattaattttttgttgttAGATCGAATTGATACAAATTTTTCTTTGAAATGGCGAAGGGAGAGTTTGGATGGGTAGAGCTTTTATCTGCGGTCAATGTAAAAACAGCGATGACAGTGAAATTAGATACTAtaacgatactgtagcgtgagataaaaagtaaactaaataCACCGCACCGCCCATCAAAACCTACCCTAGGATAAATTTTGTATCTAGGGGTATGCAAAAAtcgattcaattaaaaaattgaaaaaaaaattaaatttcgagttaatcgaatcgagttgtttgagttattcgaataatttgaataaaagaTTAGTGTAAATATCCCTTTGGTCTGTAACAATATTGAAAAcaagcaaattggtctctctcaacaaaaattacaattgATTTATTCtgaagtttattttttaaaattataaaaattataaaaaatttctaaaagaaTAACCTTaagacctaaataagttaattaattattcaatttcatcgtactaaagtatcttattttttattattttgcttttaaaaatatttcaaatatatatggtttcaaatttttgtgctctaacatgaaattaattatacTGTAACAGGATTTTagtttaactcgaacaattttactcaattagacttgactcgaatttcatttcactcggctctattcgaaaaattttaaaatcgagttaagatgataaaataacaCTCACCCTTATTTGTATTAATGTCAGTATTTACAtgtttaagtataaataattgtTTGTTTTCATAGATGCCTAACTTATGCATGgtatcaataaataaatatacgTGTATATATGTTTCTCTGAGCTTAATCTGATCTAGCCCAAAATATGAACCACAAATCTTGTTAAACTCGCCCATATTTCTACGTAACTAGTCCAAATAGTTAGCCTAATCTACCTGATCTTTTAAAGATGTCAATCGAGCAAGGTAAGGGCATGTGTTGCTAAATTCACCACCGCTCCACATTTGGCACACTCTCAAGGACGAAGCCATATAATTGTTTTAGGAGGCTAAAGATGAATCATAAATTATTAAGATAATCAAAGTACAATTTCACCATTACATTAAcatgtaaatttataaaatttaagggGATAAATGACAAATCTACTATTTTAAAGGGCCAAGACCACTACCTACTCCACTTGCCTTTGTGTTTGCTCCCTCTACTCCATCACCCAATCcgctttataattttaaaaattactacCATTTCATACTTATCTCGTCTTACTCCGTTAGacttcaatttaatattattacttatctttaatattttttcaagtcaaataaatatttaaacataaaatgcataattttattcTATAACACGTTACCACATTTGCACTCATTTAATAGTAATATAtacaatgaaaaaataataatttcatatagtGGACAGAGCAAACTACTACCATATTtgctccatatatatatatcccacTCGATCTTGCATCCACTTTTCAAATTcaaacaaatcaattcaaaatctATCATGCGATTCAGATTTTATCATCTTACAATTAAGATTAATCAACCCGAGCCGTCTAATTGAAATGAGAACCGACCAGAGTACCAATTTAGAAAAAGCATTGAACAGAATTGGTTCCGGACGGTTTCATTAGCTAAATTATTTGGCTTTTAATGTTAAATCGCCACGTGGTTAAAGAATacagtaaattaaaaaaagaatggGACCCACAACCTTTGAGTTTCGGAAACACATTTTTCATTCAAATGCTCCACACATGATTTACTTGTTTGGGAgactttcccttttctttctttctaactTTGGGTTTATTCCTAAATTAGTTCTTAAACTACACTTCAATTTTCACATTTGTCCTTAACGGGTTTTTTTGTCAAAAGTAATTTCTAAGTTGTCTTACCCCAGGAAAGCCATATTAGCTAATGAGAATGTGACACATGGTACAACCTTATTGAATGTTGTTAGaggaagttaaaaaaaaaattgaagaggccaaaagtatattataaatttttgaggggCAAAATAAAAGTTTTACTATTGTACAAATTtgtattcttaaattttttaaaagggcTTTAAAGCAATTCTACCACTTTGAGGGTCAAGACCATTGCCAACTTCCTTCTAGTTAGGCCAGTGGATGTCTTGCAAATTTTGGGATAAAGCAAGATAAAACCGATAGTTTAAGAACCACTTATGATTAAAAACACTTTAATGACAATTTAGGGGCTAATTTATAAATGAagtcttttgtttttatttttcattttatcttCTAATGCTCAATTTGATTATAATTTTAGTCCTCCGACTGCGTTAAAATTTGAGAATTTAACTTCTTTactttaatttggtataattGAGTCTTTTGCTTTTATAATGTTAACATTGCTAGATGTTATCGTTAAAGGAgtaacatataatttttttaagacaATCTCAAACATTCCATTGATACGTAAATTTATTATTGATTAGATTTCTACGTAGATTTAATTGAAtgatcaaataatattttttaaaattgcgTTATCACTTTAActattatgttatcaatttagaAATACTATTAACAGTTTAAAAGTATAAGATCATGTTatgacaaattaaaataaataataaaaatcgtTGATATAGTGTCCAACAATAGAACAGATAAGGAGGAGTATGTGGTGGTGTTAGGAAAACCGGTTCACCCAGAAAAGCGGTGAgccaaaaatggacaagagaaTAGACTAATTGTTGAAGGTGAAAGAGATTGCTTAAAGTAAGTTCGGGACACAAAAGGTTTATCTTTTCTTCATTGCTGGGAGGATAATTTGTAACGTCCCCCtacctgagaccgtcgccggagtcgagcaggagacattacaaaacttatcttagcacttaaacaattttcgtagtaaactatccatctgcgtcatggtcgctaaaaaaatcatatctcgagttacgaaactcaaaatctaattccgtaaattttccctga encodes:
- the LOC107936544 gene encoding zinc finger CCCH domain-containing protein 44, whose amino-acid sequence is MENCQQVESGTALCKRGGGGGGDAENNSDGLNRGVELMNVDHCRKVPLTEDSNLVDVAVRGDGGGMGEVKLGNEVKVVEMKRRRGRPTKNPARSMSSSAPAPVTVRKKDEEDVCFICFDGGSLVLCDRHGCPKAYHPACIKRDEAFFRSKAKWNCGWHICSTCQKASYYMCYTCTYSLCKNCTKGADYVNVRGNKGFCGLCLRTIMLIENSTSGNKEMVQVDFDDKTSWEYLFKMYWVFLKEKLSLTLDELTKAKNPWKENAIMEKPFGDLGASFSKRRKMLKQQAFFNKVESVEAEKSGITKNHLRPTDIISKRSEAVATQMAVLGNSDGPPIIAIDTRCKTHEKVDEKGQKANPDEFAAIDVHNMNLIYLRRSLMENLIDDVEKFNDKVVGSFVRIRIPCDQKQDIYRLVQVVGTIKAAEPYKIGETTIDVMIEILNLDKREVVSINGISNQELSEDECQQLRQSIIKSGQIKWFTVGEILEKAMALQAVRVNDCLDSEILRVKNLCNQASKKGDTKELRECEEKLQLLNSPDERHRRLHEIPDIHRDPNRNLFSDEASGELDEKKKGMELSVNSIEADKIWHYQDPLGKIQGPFTMAMLRGWSSSGHFPPELRVWRVSEKQENSILLTDALVGQYSQLQQLVQHSRMPTEDASMATEDGCRNRDEDARESKDQKVNPMESKQPEGSLNPMQNDTSGHCQNNDSAKSKELGSQSSTCTAPVDIVSSDAAETGNSVPHWDSMKGDNYFPGQPQASSSLPASTISEKPCETESDQVSKGHGVERWDCGSIDMNLNLNKTSEGQIIDGNVKQDDNDGKSVKPSGQCWRAPPLNDGSNGWNSNSGLLYLARALEVSELNQDIDFPDLPTSTSKLNHEDSKGQDTKNKQSLSSNVPQLDSGPTWSTASSLVGNGPQLPEVAGEWGGYSSNSTRPSLGEWNPDLVPKSSIKPTDLGSDHAATPTSGSGQLTHSSPTDPPNNESGWDSIVPEPNEYSLGDESVSDLLAEVEAMESLNGLASPTSILRCDGDLAQGSEPDCFSPVGGLSPAPDPGKSDALSSTNDLQMSSLAALTNELFGISTSEVLDAQKSSGGHSSTSAEMDEDTRPSDVSVNQYEARSDMQPPAQPVTTWGMTTVGSHWRPGPETTGTNWGAVHGNTSFHWDDLGQETTNLSWGTGHGTIQENRSSIHSGTSATNPAYFGNQQRYVDTRDQQRYVDPRDQQRYVDPRDQQRYVDTRDRDFHSRGRSSWNRHSSYGGGGGPPPNRVGSFRPPPKGQRVCKFYESGYCNRGASCSYWHP